A genomic window from Arthrobacter sp. FW305-BF8 includes:
- a CDS encoding sugar phosphate isomerase/epimerase family protein, whose product MTRPITLFTGQWADLPFEEVARLAGEWGFDGLEIACWGDHLDPERAVEDDAYLQGKLDILDKHSLKVHAIANHLTGQAVCDDPIDERHRDILSPTVWGDGDPDGVRARAADAMKTTARAAARLGVKTVTGFTGSSIWKCVAMFPPASDAMIERGYRDFAERWNPIMDVFDEVGVRFALEVHPSEIAYDYWTAKRTLEAIGHRENFGLNFDPSHFIWQDLDPVMFLQDFADKIFHVHVKESVRQLNGRNGRLGSHLPWADPRRGWDFVTAGHGDVKWEPIFRTLNAIGYDGPTSIEWEDAGMDRLVGAPQALAMVKDLAAISPPAAAFDAAFSTR is encoded by the coding sequence ATGACCCGTCCCATCACCCTGTTTACCGGCCAGTGGGCCGACCTGCCCTTCGAAGAGGTGGCCCGGCTCGCGGGCGAGTGGGGCTTCGACGGCCTGGAAATCGCCTGCTGGGGCGACCACCTGGACCCGGAGCGCGCCGTCGAGGACGATGCCTACCTGCAGGGCAAACTCGACATCCTCGACAAACACAGCCTCAAAGTCCACGCCATCGCCAACCACCTCACCGGCCAGGCGGTGTGCGACGATCCCATCGACGAACGGCACCGGGACATCCTCTCCCCGACGGTCTGGGGCGACGGTGATCCCGACGGCGTCCGCGCCCGGGCTGCCGACGCGATGAAGACAACAGCACGGGCAGCCGCCAGGCTGGGCGTCAAGACCGTCACCGGCTTCACCGGTTCGTCGATCTGGAAATGCGTGGCCATGTTCCCACCCGCCTCGGATGCCATGATCGAACGCGGCTACAGGGACTTCGCCGAGCGCTGGAATCCGATCATGGACGTCTTCGACGAAGTCGGGGTCCGGTTCGCTCTCGAGGTTCATCCCTCCGAAATCGCCTACGACTACTGGACCGCCAAGCGCACCCTGGAGGCCATCGGCCACCGGGAAAACTTCGGCCTGAACTTCGACCCTTCCCACTTCATCTGGCAGGACCTGGACCCGGTGATGTTCCTGCAGGACTTCGCCGACAAGATCTTCCACGTGCATGTGAAGGAGTCGGTCCGCCAGCTCAACGGCCGCAACGGCCGGCTCGGCTCGCACCTGCCCTGGGCGGACCCGCGCCGCGGCTGGGACTTCGTCACCGCAGGACACGGCGACGTCAAATGGGAACCGATCTTCCGCACGCTGAACGCGATCGGCTATGACGGCCCCACCAGCATCGAATGGGAAGACGCCGGCATGGACCGGCTGGTGGGCGCACCCCAGGCTCTGGCCATGGTGAAAGACCTTGCTG
- a CDS encoding Gfo/Idh/MocA family protein: protein MSDRKPLRVGMVGYAFMGAAHSHAWRTAPRFFDLPLQPELSAVAGRNAEGVRAAAGKYGWDGVETDWRRLIERDDIDLIDICTPGNTHAEIAIAALEAGKHVLCEKPLANSVEEAELMTEAADSAAARGVYSMCGFSYRRTPALALAKRMVDAGRLGQIRHVRAQYLQDWLSDANAPLTWRLDKEKSGSGSLGDIGAHSIDAAQWITGRRITGVSALLETFVKERPVGGDFVGLGGHGATGEDVELGPVTVDDAAIFSARFEGGASDGGVSDGGASDDGPIGVFEATRFALGRKNAMRLELNGTKGSLAFDFEDMNSLSFYDAAQEPDAGFRRIQVTEPEHPYTGNWWPVGHGLGYEHVFTHQVVDFVNAISEGRQPSPSFAEALQVQKVLAAVEASATDDSRWQKVQP from the coding sequence ATGAGTGACCGTAAGCCCCTACGCGTCGGGATGGTGGGTTACGCCTTCATGGGCGCCGCGCACTCCCACGCCTGGCGGACGGCCCCGCGCTTCTTCGACCTGCCGCTTCAGCCGGAGCTGTCCGCGGTGGCCGGCCGGAACGCCGAGGGCGTCCGGGCCGCTGCCGGCAAATACGGCTGGGACGGCGTCGAAACCGACTGGCGCAGGCTGATCGAGCGGGACGACATCGACCTGATCGACATCTGCACCCCCGGCAACACCCACGCAGAGATCGCAATCGCGGCGCTGGAAGCGGGCAAACACGTGCTGTGCGAGAAGCCGCTCGCCAACTCCGTGGAGGAGGCCGAATTGATGACCGAGGCCGCGGACTCGGCAGCAGCCCGCGGGGTGTATTCGATGTGCGGCTTCAGCTACCGCCGCACCCCTGCGCTGGCCCTCGCCAAGCGCATGGTCGACGCCGGGCGGCTGGGACAGATCCGCCATGTCCGCGCCCAGTACCTCCAGGACTGGCTCAGCGACGCCAATGCCCCGCTCACCTGGCGGCTGGACAAGGAAAAGTCCGGATCCGGCTCACTCGGGGACATCGGCGCCCACAGCATCGATGCGGCCCAGTGGATCACCGGCCGCCGGATCACCGGGGTCTCCGCCCTGCTCGAGACCTTCGTCAAGGAACGCCCCGTGGGCGGGGACTTCGTGGGCCTCGGCGGGCACGGCGCCACCGGCGAGGACGTGGAGCTGGGTCCCGTCACTGTTGATGACGCGGCAATCTTCAGCGCCCGCTTCGAGGGCGGCGCTTCCGACGGCGGCGTTTCCGACGGCGGCGCTTCCGATGACGGGCCTATTGGAGTGTTCGAAGCCACCCGCTTCGCCCTGGGCAGGAAGAACGCCATGCGTCTTGAACTCAACGGCACCAAGGGGTCGCTGGCGTTCGACTTCGAGGACATGAACTCCCTGTCCTTCTACGACGCCGCCCAAGAGCCCGACGCCGGCTTCCGCCGGATCCAGGTCACCGAACCGGAACACCCCTACACCGGTAACTGGTGGCCCGTCGGCCACGGCCTCGGCTACGAGCACGTCTTCACCCATCAGGTGGTGGACTTCGTCAACGCGATCAGCGAGGGCCGCCAGCCATCACCGTCGTTCGCCGAGGCATTGCAGGTGCAAAAGGTACTGGCCGCCGTGGAAGCCAGCGCCACTGACGACAGCCGCTGGCAGAAGGTGCAGCCATGA
- a CDS encoding carbohydrate ABC transporter permease, which translates to MASTTELAVPPVAPATRRQPAPRGGKGPGRRPNLIGSLGGWIWLAVIILPVYYVIITSLKDQAGFFTTNPMMPPTEPTLDNYKLVLEKDFAKYFANSLIVTAGSVIPALLVSFMAAYAIVRGSGWFITSTSKLFLLGLAIPLHATIIPIYWMITRAHMYDTLLALILPSIAFAIPISVLILSNFMRDVPNELFESMRLDGCSDWTMMWRLALPLMRPAVVTVGIYNALHVWNGFLFPLILTQSPSTRVLPLSLWTFQDEFTANIPAVLASVVLATLPLLVLYVMARRQLLSGLTAGFSK; encoded by the coding sequence ATGGCCTCAACCACTGAGCTCGCAGTTCCTCCCGTGGCCCCGGCCACGAGGCGGCAGCCCGCACCGCGCGGCGGCAAGGGCCCCGGCCGGCGTCCCAATCTCATCGGGTCACTCGGCGGGTGGATCTGGCTCGCAGTGATCATCCTGCCCGTCTACTACGTCATCATCACCAGCCTGAAGGACCAGGCCGGGTTCTTCACAACCAACCCGATGATGCCGCCCACGGAGCCGACGCTGGACAACTACAAGCTTGTCCTGGAAAAGGATTTCGCGAAGTACTTCGCCAACAGCCTGATCGTCACTGCCGGCAGTGTGATTCCCGCCCTGCTGGTCTCCTTCATGGCCGCGTATGCAATCGTGCGCGGCAGCGGCTGGTTCATCACCTCCACCAGCAAGCTGTTCCTGCTGGGCCTGGCCATCCCGCTGCACGCCACGATCATCCCGATCTACTGGATGATCACCCGTGCCCACATGTACGACACCCTCCTGGCGCTGATCCTGCCCTCGATCGCCTTCGCCATCCCCATCTCGGTACTGATCCTGTCCAACTTCATGCGGGATGTTCCCAATGAACTGTTCGAATCCATGCGGCTGGACGGATGCAGCGACTGGACCATGATGTGGCGCCTTGCGCTGCCGCTGATGCGCCCCGCGGTGGTGACGGTGGGCATCTACAACGCCCTGCACGTCTGGAACGGCTTCTTGTTCCCGCTCATCCTGACCCAGAGCCCTTCCACCCGCGTGCTGCCGCTCTCCCTGTGGACGTTCCAGGACGAGTTCACCGCCAACATCCCCGCAGTGCTGGCCTCCGTGGTCCTCGCCACGCTGCCGCTGCTGGTGCTCTACGTGATGGCCCGCCGCCAGCTGCTCAGCGGCCTGACCGCCGGGTTCAGCAAGTGA
- a CDS encoding carbohydrate ABC transporter permease yields the protein MASITSTSRRTQSRRSLSKGPSGWLVAPALVFFLVFAVIPLAGVLFLSFTSWDGLGEIRLDGVGSWASVLTDPVTGNAMLVTAKIIVFSFIVQAPISLLLGVFTSGAQKYRAALAVLYFLPLLLSSAAVAIAFKALLDPNFGMGPGLGIPALAQDWLGNSDLVLFVVVFVIAWQFVPFHTLIYQGGVRQIPASLYEAAQIDGAGRVKQFFHVTLPQLKYTMITSSTLMVVGSLAYFDLVFVLTAGGPGYSTRLLPLHMYLTGFKANDMGAASALGVILVVIGLVLALFLQRLGGRNRSASQLEGA from the coding sequence GTGGCTTCGATTACAAGCACCTCCCGGCGGACCCAGAGCAGGCGAAGCCTGAGCAAGGGTCCGTCGGGGTGGCTCGTCGCGCCGGCACTGGTTTTCTTTCTGGTCTTCGCCGTAATCCCGCTGGCCGGGGTTCTGTTCCTCAGCTTCACCAGCTGGGACGGCCTGGGTGAAATCAGATTGGATGGCGTCGGCAGCTGGGCCTCCGTCCTCACCGATCCGGTGACCGGCAACGCGATGCTGGTCACCGCCAAGATCATCGTCTTCTCGTTCATTGTCCAGGCGCCCATCAGCCTGCTGCTGGGCGTCTTCACTTCGGGCGCGCAAAAGTACCGGGCCGCGCTCGCCGTGCTGTACTTCCTGCCGCTGCTGCTCTCGTCTGCTGCTGTCGCGATCGCGTTCAAGGCCCTCCTGGACCCCAACTTCGGGATGGGGCCGGGGCTGGGCATCCCCGCCCTCGCCCAGGACTGGCTCGGCAATTCGGACCTGGTGCTGTTCGTGGTGGTGTTCGTGATCGCCTGGCAGTTCGTTCCCTTCCACACCCTTATCTATCAAGGCGGTGTCCGCCAGATCCCCGCCTCGCTGTATGAGGCGGCACAGATCGACGGGGCAGGCCGGGTCAAGCAGTTCTTCCACGTCACCCTGCCGCAGCTGAAGTACACCATGATCACCTCCTCCACACTGATGGTCGTGGGATCCCTTGCCTACTTCGACTTGGTCTTCGTCCTGACAGCCGGCGGTCCCGGCTATTCGACCCGCCTGCTTCCGCTACACATGTACCTCACCGGCTTCAAAGCCAACGACATGGGCGCGGCCAGCGCGCTGGGCGTCATCCTGGTCGTCATCGGCCTGGTCCTGGCCCTCTTCCTGCAGCGGCTCGGCGGACGCAACCGCAGCGCAAGCCAACTCGAAGGAGCCTGA
- a CDS encoding extracellular solute-binding protein, translated as MKFLKLRTAGTALTAGALALSLAACGSSGPAGGSVSADSASMWGLTGGNQASLQNSVDAWNSAHSDQSIKVEFFANDAYKTKVRTAIGAGQGPTFIYGWGGGVLKSYVDSGQVEDLSGFLEKNPQVKDRYLPAVLKNGEINGKAYAVPNNNAQPVVLYYNKEVFEKVGAQPPKTWDELMALVPKFKAAGIAPFSLAGQSKWPNLMWLEYLVERIGGPEVFADIAANKPNAWSDPAVTEALTKIQELVDAGGFINGFSSIAADSSADQALLYTGKAAMILQGGWIYQGMKKDAGNFVSSGKLGFTSFPTVSGGKGDPGNVVGNPSNFWSVSAKATDAQKEAALNYIKDGMFTEKNTQDLIDSGAVPVVKGIESKLEASPDKDFLTFAYGLAKDAPTFTMSWDQALSPAQGDAMLSNLDQIFLKKITPQQFVDTMNATVEK; from the coding sequence ATGAAATTTCTGAAACTGCGTACTGCAGGTACAGCTCTCACAGCCGGTGCGCTGGCCCTTTCCCTCGCCGCCTGCGGCTCGAGCGGCCCGGCCGGCGGCTCCGTGAGCGCCGACTCTGCGTCAATGTGGGGGCTCACCGGCGGGAACCAGGCATCCCTGCAGAACTCTGTCGATGCCTGGAACAGCGCGCACAGTGACCAGAGCATCAAGGTCGAGTTCTTTGCCAACGATGCTTACAAGACCAAGGTCCGCACTGCCATTGGTGCCGGACAGGGCCCCACCTTCATATACGGCTGGGGCGGCGGTGTGCTCAAGTCCTATGTCGATTCGGGGCAGGTTGAGGACCTGAGTGGGTTCCTCGAGAAGAATCCGCAGGTGAAGGACCGTTACCTTCCGGCCGTGCTGAAGAACGGTGAGATCAACGGCAAGGCGTACGCCGTCCCCAACAACAACGCCCAGCCCGTGGTGCTGTACTACAACAAAGAAGTCTTCGAGAAGGTGGGCGCACAGCCGCCCAAGACCTGGGACGAGCTGATGGCACTGGTGCCCAAGTTCAAGGCCGCGGGTATTGCACCGTTTTCCCTGGCCGGCCAGTCGAAGTGGCCGAACCTGATGTGGCTCGAATACCTGGTTGAGCGCATTGGCGGTCCTGAAGTCTTCGCAGACATCGCCGCAAACAAGCCCAACGCCTGGTCTGACCCGGCCGTCACGGAGGCACTGACCAAGATCCAGGAACTGGTCGATGCCGGAGGGTTCATCAACGGCTTCTCCTCCATCGCCGCCGACAGCAGCGCCGACCAGGCCCTCCTGTACACGGGCAAGGCTGCCATGATCCTGCAGGGCGGCTGGATCTACCAGGGCATGAAGAAGGACGCCGGTAACTTTGTGAGCAGCGGCAAGCTCGGCTTCACCTCGTTCCCCACCGTCTCCGGCGGCAAGGGTGACCCGGGCAACGTCGTCGGCAACCCCTCCAACTTCTGGTCAGTGTCCGCCAAGGCCACCGACGCCCAGAAGGAAGCGGCACTGAACTACATCAAGGACGGCATGTTCACCGAAAAGAACACGCAGGACCTGATCGACTCCGGTGCCGTGCCGGTGGTCAAGGGCATCGAGTCCAAGCTGGAGGCATCCCCGGACAAGGACTTCCTGACCTTCGCCTATGGCCTGGCCAAGGACGCGCCGACGTTCACCATGTCCTGGGACCAGGCCCTTAGCCCCGCCCAGGGAGACGCCATGCTCTCGAACCTGGACCAGATCTTCCTGAAGAAGATCACCCCCCAGCAGTTTGTGGACACCATGAACGCGACGGTGGAGAAGTAA
- a CDS encoding LacI family DNA-binding transcriptional regulator has product MSLSTPPKKMTLAAIARLTGVSTPTVSKVVNGREDVAEETRAKVLAALVDAGYQSPMQRRVASPEPSIVEVSFDAFTPAYSTAVLNGILEYAASVGVEVLMSTSSSGAVPGLSPEKRAERMVAHGRIGLILVTSDFSEAQLTALRRRNIPVAVVDPLNPPPPDVVSVGATNWAGGKAAAEHLLKLGHRDIAYLGGHETAECNQARLHGYMSALASGGVQVNPEYIIHGKFRTHHGIEGLRRLIALPKRPTAIFAGSDSVAVGVLREARHHGIRIPEDLSLVGFDGTTLAEDAVPSLTSVSQPLHEMGRAALRAVLSQARGEELDSHRVELATQLVVRESTAPPREDEPRKNVPRKDGIISS; this is encoded by the coding sequence GTGTCCCTCTCGACACCCCCGAAGAAAATGACCCTGGCAGCCATTGCCAGACTGACGGGAGTCTCCACGCCTACCGTCTCCAAGGTGGTGAATGGCCGCGAAGACGTAGCGGAAGAGACCCGCGCAAAAGTGCTCGCCGCGCTGGTGGACGCCGGCTACCAGTCCCCTATGCAGCGCCGGGTCGCCTCCCCCGAGCCCTCAATCGTCGAAGTCTCCTTTGATGCCTTCACGCCGGCCTACTCCACAGCCGTCCTCAACGGGATCCTGGAATACGCGGCATCCGTGGGCGTGGAGGTCCTCATGAGCACCTCCAGCAGCGGGGCAGTTCCCGGTTTGAGCCCGGAAAAGCGGGCCGAACGGATGGTTGCCCACGGCAGGATAGGGCTGATCCTCGTGACTTCTGATTTCAGCGAGGCCCAGCTGACAGCCCTCAGGCGGCGGAACATTCCGGTAGCCGTGGTGGACCCTCTCAATCCTCCGCCGCCGGACGTTGTTAGTGTCGGCGCCACCAACTGGGCAGGCGGCAAGGCCGCCGCGGAGCACCTGCTCAAACTCGGGCACCGGGACATTGCCTATCTCGGCGGGCATGAGACGGCCGAGTGCAACCAGGCCCGGCTGCACGGCTACATGTCCGCCCTGGCCTCCGGCGGTGTGCAGGTGAATCCGGAATACATCATTCACGGAAAGTTCCGGACCCATCACGGCATAGAGGGACTCAGGCGACTGATTGCCCTGCCAAAACGGCCGACGGCGATCTTTGCCGGCAGCGACAGTGTTGCCGTTGGCGTGCTGCGGGAAGCCCGCCATCACGGCATCCGCATCCCCGAAGACCTCAGCCTGGTGGGCTTCGACGGGACAACGCTGGCGGAGGATGCCGTTCCGTCCCTGACCTCGGTTTCCCAGCCGCTGCACGAAATGGGAAGGGCGGCCCTGCGGGCTGTCCTGAGCCAGGCGCGGGGAGAAGAGCTTGACTCCCACCGTGTGGAGCTTGCCACCCAGTTGGTGGTCAGGGAATCCACCGCGCCGCCGCGAGAAGATGAACCGCGGAAAAATGTGCCTCGTAAAGATGGGATTATCTCGAGCTAG